The Halobacillus amylolyticus nucleotide sequence CATGGCAACGCGCGGAAGTTTAGGGGGTCTGGCGCGGGCGACGAAGGATGCGATACGTGTATGTGATGCCTATGGATTTGATGTCATTTTAGTGGAAACGGTCGGGGTAGGCCAGTCAGAACTAGACATTATGAAGGTCGTTGATACGACAGGTCTAGTGCTGACACCGAATAGTGGCGATGTCCTGCAAATCTTCAAGGCGGGGATTATGGAGATTGCTGATCTTTTTATTATCAATAAAGCGGATCTGCCTGGAGTCGTCAAATTAAAAGCGACCTTAGAGGAATACATGATGATCGCCGATCCTAAAGGCTGGCGGCCGCTCATCGTTCGAACAATTTCCACAGAGAACAAAGGGATGGAAGAACTTTGGGATGGGGTATCCCGCCACCGCACCTATTTATATGACACTGATCAAGGAGAGAAAAAACGCCGTCAGCAGCTTCAGCTTGAGGTCTATGAGTTGGTCCGTGAAGAAATTTGGCGTGATGTGAGAGAGCATGTGGAGGATGATCAGGAGAAGCTGCGTGAAGTCAGCGATCCTGAAGCAGATCCATACAGGCTCGCACGCTCCTGGTATCAACAATGGAAGGGTGACTGAACATGACGAAAAACCAAGTACCCTCTTCAATAAAAGACGAAGCCCTCGTAGAGAAACGGCGTGAACAAATGGTCAAAGGAGCGGTAACCCTTTTTACGGAAAAAGGGTTCCACAAAACGACCACTCGTGAAATTGCCAAGGCTGCAGGGTTCAGTATCGGCACATTATATGAATATATTAGAAAAAAAGAAGACGTCTTGTTCCTTGTTTGTGATTCTATCTACGAACGAGTAAAGGAACGAATGGAAAGTTCAATTGATCAGAATGAAACGAGTATCGACAACCTCGTTTGTGCTGTGCGTTCGTACTTTTCCCTGATGGACGATATGCAGGGGGAGGTTCTCGTTATGTACCAGGAGGTCAAATCATTATCAAAAGATGCTCAAGACTATGTCCTGCAGAAGGAACGAGACATGGTCGCCATGTTAGAGAAAGTAATCATTAATAGTCTTCCTAATCAGCTGCCGGAAGAGGATACGGCACTGATCGCCAATAACATATTTGTTCAAGGGCAGATGTGGGGATTCAGACGGTGGATGCTGCAGCGCACGTTTACTTTGGAATCTTATACAGACAGACAAATCCATTTGCTGCTTCAAGGGCTGAATGTTCCAAAGGCGAATTTATCTTAGGTGAAGGAGGAGAGGTATAATGGAACAACCGCACGTATATCAAGCGAAAAACCCGGTGCGATTTGTGACGTCATCGAGTCTTTTTGACGGCCACGATGCGTCGATTAATATTATGCGCAGAATTTTACAAGCAACTGGAGCTGAGGTCATCCACCTCGGACACAACCGCTCCGTAGAGGAAGTCGTCAATGCGGCTATTCAAGAGGACGCCCAAGGGATTGCCATCTCATCTTATCAAGGGGGCCACGTCGAATACTTCAAATATATGGTCGATCTCTTGAGAGAAAAAGGGGCCGACCATATTCGAGTGTATGGCGGAGGTGGAGGTGTCATCCTTCCACGCGAGATTAAAGAGCTCCACGAGT carries:
- a CDS encoding TetR/AcrR family transcriptional regulator codes for the protein MTKNQVPSSIKDEALVEKRREQMVKGAVTLFTEKGFHKTTTREIAKAAGFSIGTLYEYIRKKEDVLFLVCDSIYERVKERMESSIDQNETSIDNLVCAVRSYFSLMDDMQGEVLVMYQEVKSLSKDAQDYVLQKERDMVAMLEKVIINSLPNQLPEEDTALIANNIFVQGQMWGFRRWMLQRTFTLESYTDRQIHLLLQGLNVPKANLS
- the meaB gene encoding methylmalonyl Co-A mutase-associated GTPase MeaB, which encodes MHPLAERIKKQDMRALARAISVVESDHPDKLSLMSDIFSIKKSAHYIGITGSPGAGKSSLINRLLTHLRNQELTVAVIAVDPTSPFSGGSLLGDRTRMNQHFLDPGIFIRSMATRGSLGGLARATKDAIRVCDAYGFDVILVETVGVGQSELDIMKVVDTTGLVLTPNSGDVLQIFKAGIMEIADLFIINKADLPGVVKLKATLEEYMMIADPKGWRPLIVRTISTENKGMEELWDGVSRHRTYLYDTDQGEKKRRQQLQLEVYELVREEIWRDVREHVEDDQEKLREVSDPEADPYRLARSWYQQWKGD